The sequence CCTTCGAACCGGCCTGATCGACGCCGTACAGGTGATCTACAACATCTTCGATCAAAATCCGGAAGATCATTTATTTCCCCTCTGTAAACAACTGAACCTCGGCATTATTGCCCGCGTACCCTTTGATGAAGGTACGCTTACCGGCACATTTACAAAAGAAACCACCTTTCCGGCCAACGACTGGCGTTCGACCTATTTCGTTCCTGAAAACCTTAACAGCAGTGTCGATCATGCCGATGCGTTACGACCCCTGATCCCGGCGGATATGACAATGCCCGAAATGGCGCTGCGGTTCATTTTAAGCAACCCCGATGTTCATACGACGATTCCGGGCATGCGTCAACTCCGAAACGTAGAGGCAAACACGGCCGTTAGTGACGGGCGCGGCCTGTCGCCGGAGTTACTGCACGAACTAAAAGGTCATCGCTGGGATCGGACACCAACGGACTGGAGTCAGTAGAGCTTTGAGCGGTTGTACCAGGCTACCTGGGCAACCCTCGAAGGCCAACTTGTATAGCTGACGTTGAACTATAGATGGTAGATAGTGTAAGCTATAGGATACACCTTATAGCTTACACTACATCCCTCAATACTCCTGCTCCAGCGGATGTACCATAAATTCATCAATCACAACGTGAGCCGGGCGGCTGACGATGAACAGCATCGATTCGGCCATGTCTTCGTTTTTGAGCCAGTTTTGTGACGTTTCGTGACCATGACCTTTTTCGTGGAAGTGCGAATCGACCAGGCCCGAATAAACGCCCGTCACTTTAATACCAAACGGCCGGACTTCCTTACGCAACGCCCCCATAAACGCTTCCTGCGCGTACTTGCTGGCCGTGTAGAGCGATCCACCCGCGAAGGTCCGCTTGGCTACATCCGATGCCACGACAACAATATGACCGGAGCCATGTGCTTTCATCGACGGAAGCGCAGCCTTTGTCAGAATAAACGTCCCTTTCACGTTGGTAGCCATCAGGTCATCCCACTCACTGACCGTGATTTCATCGACGTTTTTGAAAACCCCATACCCTGCGTTGTTGATCACAACATCAATGCGCCTGAACTGATCGAGCGCGGCCTTAACGACTTCGGCCATATCGGCTTCATTGGCGACATCGCCCGGAACTGTTACGATCTTTCCCCGAACAGAGCCTTCGGTCGCCGTCACTTCGAGTTGTTTAAGATCGTCAGCATTACGGGCGGTAGCAACAACATTGGCACCGTGCTGGGCCAGCAATAAAGCCGTTGCCCGGCCAATACCCCGCGATGCCCCTGAAATAATAATGGTTTTGTTTTCGACGTTCATACGCATTCAGTTGAGCCGTAGTAGCGGCCAGCGCAAAGGTCGTAAAGAGATCGCACAAAATTCGCAAAGAAGTTATCGGCTTACGACCTTTACGCCATCGACAAAACTCACTCGCCATGCACGAATCACTAACCGACAAACTAAATCAGCTCGAGCAGAAATTTGCGGCTATGGGGCAGGATATGGCGTCATACCTCGAAGGGTTGCTCCAGGCCGATTACCTGACCTATTGGGACTACATCCACCTCGAAACGCTGCTGTCTCTGCAAAACCCCAAAACAGCCTACCCCGACGAGTTGATCTTCGTTACCTATCATCAGATTACCGAATTATACTTCAAGCTTATTCTGCACGAAATTGACCAGATCGCTCATGCCGAGCCGTTGACCGCTGATTTTTTCGTTGCCCGAATGGGGAGACTGAACCGTTATTTTACCCTGCTGGAAGAATCGTTCAGCGTTATGATTACGGGTATGGAACGCGACCAGTTTCTGAAATTCAGAATGGCGCTTTTGCCATCGAGTGGGTTTCAGTCGGTGCAGTTCCGGCAGATCGAGATCGTATCGACTGACTTCCGAAACCTGTTGATCGCTGCTCCTGAGGAACCAGCGTATATTTCGGATCTGTATGAGTTTATGTACTGGAAACTGGGAGCTACTGAGCTGGCAACTCAGCAAAAAACGCTTACCCTCCGACAGTTCGATCAACACAATAGCTCGCATCTGATTCGGCTCGCAGAAGACTATCAATTCAAAAACGTACTCCATCGTTATCAAAAACTGGAACATGATGGGCAAAGTACATCTGAATTAGTCACAGCACTGCGTGAATATGACTGGCGGGTAAATGTGCGCTGGAAATTGGCCCATTTGCGATCGGCGGTGCAATACCTGCACAAACAACCGGAAGACATCCGTGCTACGGGCGGAACGAACTGGCAAACGTACCTGCCGCCCAGACAACAGCAAATCGTTTTCTTTCCAGAACTCTGGACAGAAGACGAATTAAGTAACTGGGGTCAGTCGACAAGCCCGCCCGAACCATTATAAATACAAAAAACTACAGGCATTATTCTACTGAAGTCAACATTTTTTTTAGACGAGCCTAAAAATAAATAAAACGACGTCTACTAACGTATGTTTCTTATATTTGGTAGAAAATTGACGCACAGAAGCATAGCTACTAGCGTACAAGGAAGATGATCGATTGGCTTCATATACATCGATTCCGGGTAGCCCGTATCCTGCTTGGCCTATTTCTGGCCATGTGGCTTAACGGGGTGGTGTTTCGCCACGCACACCGGTTAACGGATGGGCGGCTGATCGTTCATGCTCACCCTTACTGGCCCTTTGGTAAAGGCCCGATTCTACCAAATTCCCATACGGCCCAGGAGATTTTATTGCTTGATTTGGCAGGGCATCTCCCCATTGTTGTCAGTGCTTTTTTTGCTTTTCTTTTTCTACTACGAAGCTATCACCAGGCTGTTTTTCGGTTTGCTGATCGTACGTATCACACAGTCTCCTCTTTTTACTGTTTCTCGCATCGGGGCCCACCGATCGTTTGGTAATTTCCTGATTGGCGCTCACCGGCTTCTCAACCGGTGCATGTTGCTGCATTCCATCAGAGCACTCAACCAAACGAAGACATCCTGAATGAAATTATTTTTCCTGTTCATTAGCATAGGGCTAATGGGAAGGCTTGCATATGCACAGCCAACTCCCAATCGAATTATTCGCGGATCGGTGATTGATGCCGATAACCGGAAGCCAATTCCTTTTGGTACAATTACCCTCATCGGAAGCACAAAAGGAGCTTTGACCGATGCCAGAGGCCAATTTTCATTATCGATAAAAGCTGATTCGTTAACTCATAAACTGGTTATTTCCTGCGTCGGCTTTCAATCGGATACGTTACTGATCCAACCCGGCACCGATTCGTATTCGGTCGACATGCTGCCCAATACAAACACACTCAATGAGGTAGTCGTTACGGGTGTTACGCGGGGCACACTGCTTCGCCAAAATCCAGTGGCCGTTCTCGCTATTTCGCGCCGGGCAATCGAAGGCACTGCCAGTAGTAATATTATCGATGTACTCGTTAAGAATGCCCCCGGTTTGAACGCGGTTAAAACCGGGCCTAATATCTCAAAACCCTTTATTCGGGGACTAGGCTATAACCGGGTCCTGACACTCTACGATGGCGTTCGGCAGGAAGGCCAGCAATGGGGTGATGAACACGGTATTGAGGTCGATAATTACAATATTGACCGCGCTGAAGTCATTAAAGGGCCAGCCAGCCTGATGTATGGCTCCGATGCGCTGGCGGGTGTGGTCAGTATGATGCCGAACTATCCGAAAGACACAGAAGGGAAAATCAAAGTAGGCATTGTGACTGAATACCAGTCGAATAACCGATTGCTGGGTGAGTCGATGAGTTTAGCATCCGGTGGAGCTCGCTGGGCCTGGAATCTGCGTGGTTCGCTACGGGCCGCTACGAATTATCAGAATAAAATCGACGGGCGCGTCTATAACACCGGGTTTTCGGAAAAAACGCTGACGGCAATGCTAGGCTATTCGGGGCAACGCGGCTACTCGCGCTTCGGGGCTTCACTCTACGACAATTTGCAGGGTATTCCAGACGGAAGCCGTGATTCGCTGACCCGTCAATTTACGAAGCAGGTCGCCGAATCGGGCCTGGATGATATTCAAAATCGGCCTATTGTGCCAGCCAGCGATCTGTCTCCGTATAAGCTTGGCCCGCTACATCAGCGTATTCAGCACTACCGGCTCCATACCAACAATCACTACCAGATCGGTAACGGCGAAATCGATGTATTGCTGGCCTTCCAGCAAAACGTACGTCGGGAATACAACCACCCTACGCAACCTGATCAGCCGGGGCTATATGTACGCCTGAATACCCTCAACTATGGTGTTCGCTACAACCTGCCTACCCTGTCGAACATTTCGACTACAGTGGGGGTAAACGGTATGTATCAGAGCAATAAAAACAAGAATGGCACCAACTTCCCGATTCCAGACTATACGCTCTTCGATGTCGGCACGTTCGTTTTCCTGAAATGGCAGGTAGATAAACTGACCTTGAGCGGGGGTGCTCGTTATGACCAGCGTCAGCTACGTGGCGATGATTTTTACGTTCGTGCCAATGTTCGGGATGGCTTCGATGAGCATGTTACCCTCCCCGATACAGCCGGGGCAACCTTACAATTCCCTCGTTTGCATCAGTCCTTTACCGGTGTTTCAATGAGCGTGGGGCTCACCTATGAGTTCTCCGACAAACTGGCTCTAAAAGCCAATATTGCACGGGGTTATCGGGCACCCAGCATTACCGAAATTGCATCGAATGGGCTCGATCCCGGTGCCCACATTGTGTATATGGGAAACCGAAATTTCAAACCCGAATTCAGCTTACAGGAAGATATTGGCCTGACGCTCACCCTTCCCGATGTGAATGTGGGGGTCAGTGTATTCAACAACTACATTCAGAACTACATATCGCTGGCGCAGTTAGTTGATGCACAAGGCAACCCGGTGGTCATTGTGCCGGGGAACAAAACGTTTCAGTATCAGCAGGCATCGGCACAACTTTATGGGTTCGAAACCCAGTTCAGTATTCATCCAACCGGCTGGCGGGGCTTCAGTTTCGATAATAGTATAGCTGTTGTCTATGGTTTCAATCGTGGGAGCCGTTTTGCAGAAACGGGCGTACATGGTGAATATTTACCTTTTATTCCTCCGCTGCGCATCTCGACGGGTGTTAGTCAGCTCATTCCGACGAAAAGTCAGTGGCTCTCGGAACTGACGGTTAAAGCGGATGTCGATCACAATGCCCGTCAGGATCGGTATCTGGGCCTGAACAATACCGAAACAGCCACAGCAGCCTATACGCTCGTCAATGCCGGGATCGATGGTGCGATTCATATTGGCCAGAACCGGCCCGCGCTACGCGTTTTGTTCCAGGTCAATAATTTGTTCGATGTTGCTTATCAGTCCAATCTGAGCCGATTGAAGTATTTCGAATACTTTACGCATTCGCCCAATGGGCATCTGGGCATATACGGCATGGGCCGGAACATGTGTGTGAAAGTAACAATTCCGTTTAACTGAATAAGCCAGGTAACTTAATTGTCCTGCTGATGAAGGAAATTTTCGTCAGCAGGACAACTAATTACTGCTGATTTTTAAAGTATCGAATCATCTCACCATACCCCATTCCCATCGACAATCCCCTCAAGGCTTTGGTAATGCGATTGGCTTTGGTTTCGGTAGTTTTGGCGTCTTCGATCCATTTGCTGAAGTAGTTCTGGTGGCCTTTGGGCAACGTTTCAAAGAATTTGAATGCATCAGGATCATCCTGCAAACACGCCAGAAAGTCGGCGGATAAGGGTAACGGCGAATCGTCTACATCAATGGTAATCCGCACCGATGCGCCTTCTTCTTTCCGAATACTACGGCGCATGGTTGCGTTAACGGGCATAATAAACGCCCCTTCCGAATCGCCCGATCGCCCCATCGGGATCAGGGCTACCTGTTTAATTTCCAGATTATCCAGCGTTCCTTTAACCCGAAAAGACGTTTTCTGTCCGGGTTTTAGCACATCCGTCACATCAATCGGCAGTTCGATGTATGTCCAGCCGGTTTTCTCGCCTTTTTTGTCAAACTTCTGAAGAATGGTTGTAAAC comes from Spirosoma aureum and encodes:
- a CDS encoding TonB-dependent receptor, with translation MKLFFLFISIGLMGRLAYAQPTPNRIIRGSVIDADNRKPIPFGTITLIGSTKGALTDARGQFSLSIKADSLTHKLVISCVGFQSDTLLIQPGTDSYSVDMLPNTNTLNEVVVTGVTRGTLLRQNPVAVLAISRRAIEGTASSNIIDVLVKNAPGLNAVKTGPNISKPFIRGLGYNRVLTLYDGVRQEGQQWGDEHGIEVDNYNIDRAEVIKGPASLMYGSDALAGVVSMMPNYPKDTEGKIKVGIVTEYQSNNRLLGESMSLASGGARWAWNLRGSLRAATNYQNKIDGRVYNTGFSEKTLTAMLGYSGQRGYSRFGASLYDNLQGIPDGSRDSLTRQFTKQVAESGLDDIQNRPIVPASDLSPYKLGPLHQRIQHYRLHTNNHYQIGNGEIDVLLAFQQNVRREYNHPTQPDQPGLYVRLNTLNYGVRYNLPTLSNISTTVGVNGMYQSNKNKNGTNFPIPDYTLFDVGTFVFLKWQVDKLTLSGGARYDQRQLRGDDFYVRANVRDGFDEHVTLPDTAGATLQFPRLHQSFTGVSMSVGLTYEFSDKLALKANIARGYRAPSITEIASNGLDPGAHIVYMGNRNFKPEFSLQEDIGLTLTLPDVNVGVSVFNNYIQNYISLAQLVDAQGNPVVIVPGNKTFQYQQASAQLYGFETQFSIHPTGWRGFSFDNSIAVVYGFNRGSRFAETGVHGEYLPFIPPLRISTGVSQLIPTKSQWLSELTVKADVDHNARQDRYLGLNNTETATAAYTLVNAGIDGAIHIGQNRPALRVLFQVNNLFDVAYQSNLSRLKYFEYFTHSPNGHLGIYGMGRNMCVKVTIPFN
- a CDS encoding SDR family oxidoreductase; translation: MNVENKTIIISGASRGIGRATALLLAQHGANVVATARNADDLKQLEVTATEGSVRGKIVTVPGDVANEADMAEVVKAALDQFRRIDVVINNAGYGVFKNVDEITVSEWDDLMATNVKGTFILTKAALPSMKAHGSGHIVVVASDVAKRTFAGGSLYTASKYAQEAFMGALRKEVRPFGIKVTGVYSGLVDSHFHEKGHGHETSQNWLKNEDMAESMLFIVSRPAHVVIDEFMVHPLEQEY
- a CDS encoding YdeI/OmpD-associated family protein, with product MPTFTTILQKFDKKGEKTGWTYIELPIDVTDVLKPGQKTSFRVKGTLDNLEIKQVALIPMGRSGDSEGAFIMPVNATMRRSIRKEEGASVRITIDVDDSPLPLSADFLACLQDDPDAFKFFETLPKGHQNYFSKWIEDAKTTETKANRITKALRGLSMGMGYGEMIRYFKNQQ
- a CDS encoding tryptophan 2,3-dioxygenase family protein; this encodes MHESLTDKLNQLEQKFAAMGQDMASYLEGLLQADYLTYWDYIHLETLLSLQNPKTAYPDELIFVTYHQITELYFKLILHEIDQIAHAEPLTADFFVARMGRLNRYFTLLEESFSVMITGMERDQFLKFRMALLPSSGFQSVQFRQIEIVSTDFRNLLIAAPEEPAYISDLYEFMYWKLGATELATQQKTLTLRQFDQHNSSHLIRLAEDYQFKNVLHRYQKLEHDGQSTSELVTALREYDWRVNVRWKLAHLRSAVQYLHKQPEDIRATGGTNWQTYLPPRQQQIVFFPELWTEDELSNWGQSTSPPEPL